One region of Armigeres subalbatus isolate Guangzhou_Male chromosome 3, GZ_Asu_2, whole genome shotgun sequence genomic DNA includes:
- the LOC134226497 gene encoding uncharacterized protein LOC134226497: protein MAKSVCFSSMRFSSPFGSEQPPSSGQQSSIVVFADKNISEAILTKVCTIAFSDAPLLSARIRFRCLATSKEMKRSMMKIEKWSSMWCCRNKCIRKSSLKFRSGNVLPRPILENALQFSESIRDDHPSGAAICFRSISRTSSKHLRSNNMYKTK from the exons ATGGCGAAGTCG GTTTGCTTTTCCTCGATGCGATTCTCCTCTCCTTTCGGCTCGGAACAGCCTCCGTCGTCTGGGCAGCAAAGCAGCATAGTCGTGTTTGCAGACAAAAATATTAGTGAAGCGATCTTGACAAAG GTTTGCACTATCGCTTTCAGCGACGCACCTCTTCTTTCGGCTCGGATCAGGTTTCGTTGTCTGGCCACTTCCAAGGAAATGAAGCGAAGTATgatgaaaattgagaaatggtCTAGTATGTGGTGTTGCAGAAacaaatgcatccggaagagcAGTTTGAAATTTCGGTCCGGAAATGTACTTCCTCGTCCGATACTGGAAAATGCTTTGCAATTTTCAGAAAGCATCCGCGACGACCATCCATCCGGTGCGGCCATTTGCTTCCGGTCCATTAGCAGAACAAGTTCCAAGCACTTGAGGAGCAACAATATgtacaaaactaaataa
- the LOC134226496 gene encoding uncharacterized protein LOC134226496, translating to MESQASAAPRFDEHKFCRLCMSGVYELRTLIPNKLGGPDMITKIHTLTEVTIVPSEEQYSRICIRCIKQLEELDLFRRRCKDSDDQIRKMRKQQQNDKASAPRNAVLEDRSEVATSKLYRSIFDRLQYCEDAMIPGEYRIMYGGNFYRSSSLRVWKCERYACHCLMVIKHDLCSFGFFGEHTHVLSDTTSVRKIIGMDRQVMAFLSNLQKRHSKQVPHPSKDRHDLNSNNTRQDQAASPVPAAKTVQTIQTPRVAQILGLNMYQHGNPTNIVPGSIIKIISPNSHTTILSAKCRARTVPLITASATTQPTNSNEKTLSSVLNQRPKEQVSTQNDSAFCEQQSSTPKSSEERDGESPAHTQVKVIPALKPIDVLRTERKLLVKKSDSTKHKPSDMKCKRTIRFADKIPRPDEPVEASTSTAHTLTTTEKHRKSRAELVDELFKQIHTTLKICKSKTHAESSHSNNAENKSGAGSPSSIRDDVEGTELPKSDSIDDSNAEATVPHDQPETYKIHTSTPKKRKAQSAEPTEKSKLFKA from the exons ATGGAAAGTCAAGCAAGTGCTGCGCCTCGTTTCGACGAACACAAGTTCTGCCGTTTGTGTATGTCCGGTGTCTACGAACTGCGCACGTTGATCCCCAATAAACTCGGTGGACCGGATATGATCACAAAGATCCACACTCTGACGGAAGTCACC ATTGTTCCGTCAGAAGAGCAGTATTCCCGTATATGCATCCGCTGCATTAAGCAACTTGAAGAATTGGACCTGTTTAGGCGTCGCTGCAAGGACAGCGACGACCAGATTCGTAAGATGCGCAAGCAGCAGCAAAATGACAAAGCATCTGCTCCAAGGAATGCAGTATTGGAAGATCGCAGTGAGGTGGCCACTAGCAAACTCTACAGAAGCATATTCGATCGTCTGCAGTACTGTGAAGATGCAATGATTCCGGGCGAATATCGTATTATGTACGGTGGAAACTTTTACCGTAGTAGTAGCTTAAGAGTATGGAAATGTGAACGGTATGCATGTCATTGCTTGATGGTAATCAAACATGATTTATGTTCTTTTGGTTTCTTTGGAGAGCACACACATGTGCTTAGCGATACAACTTCTGTACG aaAGATCATCGGAATGGATCGCCAAGTTATGGCATTTCTAAGCAACTTGCAAAAACGCCATTCTAAGCAAGTTCCACATCCAAGTAAGGATCGACACGATTTAAATTCGAATAATACCCGACAGGATCAAGCAGCAAGCCCAGTACCCGCAGCAAAAACCGTTCAAACCATTCAAACTCCCAGGGTGGCACAAATACTTGGATTGAACATGTATCAGCATGGAAATCCTACAAATATTGTGCCCGGAAGCATCATCAAAATAATCTCCCCAAATTCGCACACAACAATACTGTCTGCAAAGTGCAGAGCTCGCACAGTTCCTCTCATCACAGCTTCAGCAACAACACAGCCGACCAACTCAAATGAGAAAACGTTGTCCAGTGTTCTCAATCAAAGACCGAAGGAGCAAGTCTCTACACAAAATGATTCGGCTTTTTGTGAACAACAAAGTTCAACG CCCAAGAGTTCCGAAGAACGCGATGGCGAATCACCAGCTCATACTCAGGTCAAAGTGATACCAGCACTGAAGCCAATTGATGTGCTCCGAACAGAGCGAAAATTGCTTGTGAAGAAATCTGATTCAACAAAACATAAACCATCGGATATGAAGTGCAAGCGAACCATACGTTTCGCAGATAAGATACCACGACCTGATGAACCAGTTGAAGCTTCAACCTCCACCGCGCATACTCTTACAACTACTGAAAAACACAGGAAATCCAGAGCAGAATTGGTGGATGAACTTTTCAAGCAGATACATACTACTTTGAAGATTTGCAAATCAAAAACACACGCAGAATCCTCTCATTCGAACAATGCAGAGAACAAGTCAGGCGCCGGTTCGCCATCATCGATCCGAGACGATGTCGAGGGAACAGAACTACCGAAATCTGATTCAATCGACGACTCCAACGCCGAGGCAACTGTGCCACATGATCAGCCAGAAACTTACAAGATTCATACTTCAACCCCGAAGAAGCGCAAGGCACAGTCGGCGGAACCAACCGAAAAGAGCAAATTGTTCAAAGCTTGA
- the LOC134222885 gene encoding uncharacterized protein LOC134222885, whose translation MAKSKVAPLKYQSIPRLELQGALIGARLMNSVCESHTLKIDQKFLWTDSSTVLAWIRSEHRRYKQYVAHRVGEILTLSELENWRWVPSKENVADCLTKWTKDTEPSSSGRWLNGPSFLYHLEREWPEQRHPAETNEELRSHVLLHRVAIPKNLVDAGRISKWNVLVRTIAFVHRFISNCRRRLQGHPIETIRATAAQEKLLIKPIPAKLIPLCQQEYVKAEMFLWRAAQSESYPDEMRVLLNNWNKPTEELLNVEKSSSLYKLTPFVDEHGVIRMEGRTANAAYAAFDTRFPIILPIDHPITQRLIEHYHGQFGHANKETVVNELRQRYYIPCLRTTVDRISRNCRRCKVAKCRPQSPRMAPLPKQRLTPYLKPFSYVGIDYLGPLEVTVGRRREKRYIVVFTCLVVRAIHLELAYSLTTDSCIMAIRRFTCKWGSPVEIFTDNGTNFVGANRKLKEQIKMINDKCGETFTDARTKWSFNPPAAPHMGGVWERMVRSVKETMQALEDGHKLNDEILLTVLAETVDIINARPLTYMPQGPNECEALTPNHLLFGESARTHEEMREPVDLAEALRSSYKRSQFLSRIAWERWLKEYFPTVNKRSKWFEEAKHMKVGDLVYVAEGNRRS comes from the coding sequence ATGGCCAAGAGCAAGGTAGCGCCTCTGAAATACCAATCTATTCCACGATTGGAACTACAGGGGGCACTCATAGGCGCGCGGTTGATGAATAGTGTTTGCGAAAGCCATACGCTGAAGATCGACCAGAAGTTCTTGTGGACTGATTCCAGCACCGTTCTTGCCTGGATACGTTCCGAACACCGGAGATACAAACAATACGTTGCACACAGAGTTGGAGAGATACTGACGCTGTCGGAACTGGAAAACTGGCGATGGGTACCATCGAAAGAGAACGTGGCAGACTGCTTGACCAAGTGGACTAAAGACACAGAACCGAGCTCTAGCGGCAGATGGTTGAATGGCCCTTCGTTCCTGTATCACCTGGAAAGAGAATGGCCGGAACAGCGACATCCAGCAGAAACCAACGAAGAACTCAGAAGTCACGTGCTGTTGCACCGTGTTGCTATACCCAAGAATCTTGTGGACGCTGGCCGAATCTCGAAATGGAATGTATTAGTGCGAACGATTGCATTCGTCCATCGCTTCATCTCTAACTGTAGACGTCGCCTGCAGGGTCATCCGATAGAAACAATTAGGGCAACGGCTGCCCAGGAGAAACTGCTCATCAAGCCGATACCTGCGAAGTTGATACCGCTATGCCAACAGGAGTATGTGAAGGCGGAAATGTTCTTGTGGCGCGCTGCTCAAAGTGAGTCCTATCCCGACGAAATGCGAGTGTTGCTGAACAATTGGAACAAACCAACGGAAGAGCTCCTCAACGTAGAAAAATCAAGCTCTCTGTACAAGTTAACACCCTTTGTGGACGAACACGGCGTTATCCGAATGGAAGGCAGAACAGCGAACGCCGCTTACGCAGCTTTCGACACCCGTTTCCCCATCATCCTACCAATAGATCATCCGATAACGCAACGTCTAATCGAACATTACCATGGACAGTTCGGACACGCTAACAAGGAGACCGTAGTGAACGAGTTACGACAACGTTATTACATCCCCTGCTTACGTACTACTGTGGacagaatttcgagaaattgcCGGAGATGTAAAGTAGCCAAGTGCAGGCCGCAGTCTCCGCGCATGGCACCACTTCCCAAGCAACGACTGACGCCGTACTTGAAGCCGTTTAGTTACGTCGGAATAGACTATCTGGGTCCTCTGGAAGTCACTGTGGGACGGCGTAGAGAGAAGCGGTATATCGTCGTATTCACCTGCCTTGTTGTGCGGGCTATTCATCTGGAACTGGCGTATAGTTTGACGACCGACTCGTGCATCATGGCAATCCGAAGATTCACCTGCAAATGGGGCTCTCCAGTGGAGATCTTCACTGAcaacggcaccaatttcgtggGCGCCAACCGAAAATTGAAGGAGCAGATCAAGATGATTAACGACAAGTGTGGCGAAACCTTCACGGACGCGCGGACAAAATGGTCCTTCAACCCCCCCGCTGCGCCTCACATGGGGGGCGTATGGGAGAGAATGGTTCGTAGCGTGAAAGAGACGATGCAAGCGTTGGAGGATGGGCACAAACTCAACGATGAAATCCTACTCACAGTGCTTGCGGAAACCGTCGACATCATTAATGCTCGACCGCTTACCTACATGCCGCAGGGACCGAACGAGTGTGAGGCACTCACGCCGAACCACCTTCTTTTTGGAGAATCTGCTAGGACACACGAGGAGATGAGAGAGCCAGTAGACTTAGCTGAAGCGTTGAGAAGCAGCTATAAGCGTTCGCAGTTCCTGTCCCGTATAGCATGGGAGCGATGGCTAAAAGAATATTTCCCAACAGTGAACAAGAGATCGAAGTGGTTCGAAGAGGCGAAACATATGAAGGTAGGAGATCTAGTATATGTGGCAGAAGGCAACCGACGATCATGA